One window of Pleurodeles waltl isolate 20211129_DDA chromosome 3_1, aPleWal1.hap1.20221129, whole genome shotgun sequence genomic DNA carries:
- the CALCB gene encoding calcitonin gene-related peptide 2 isoform X3, whose protein sequence is MVVLKIPSLLAVLAFVVCQMHSSQTAPVRPGLESITDRVALSDYEARRLLNALVKEFVQMTAEELEQDTESNSVTAKKRACNTATCVTHRLADFLSRSGGIGKSTFVPTNVGAKAFGRRRRSIHM, encoded by the exons ATGGTCGTGCTGAAGATCCCCTCCCTTCTCGCCGTGCTAGCCTTCGTGGTCTGCCAGATGCACAGCTCTCAAACAGCGCCGGTGAG ACCCGGATTAGAGTCGATCACAGACCGAGTGGCGCTCAGTGACTACGAGGCCCGGCGGCTACTTAACGCGCTAGTGAAGGAGTTCGTACAGATGACGGCAGAAGAACTCGAACAggacactgagagcaacag TGTTACAGCAAAGAAGCGAGCATGCAATACCGCCACCTGTGTGACCCATCGCCTGGCAGATTTCCTTAGCCGGTCAGGAGGGATTGGCAAGAGCACATTTGTACCAACAAACGTAGGTGCGAAAGCATTTGGCAGGCGAAGGAGAAGCATCCACATGTAA
- the CALCB gene encoding calcitonin gene-related peptide 2 isoform X2 — protein MVVLKIPSLLAVLAFVVCQMHSSQTAPVRPGLESITDRVALSDYEARRLLNALVKEFVQMTAEELEQDTESNSSVTAKKRACNTATCVTHRLADFLSRSGGIGKSTFVPTNVGAKAFGRRRRSIHM, from the exons ATGGTCGTGCTGAAGATCCCCTCCCTTCTCGCCGTGCTAGCCTTCGTGGTCTGCCAGATGCACAGCTCTCAAACAGCGCCGGTGAG ACCCGGATTAGAGTCGATCACAGACCGAGTGGCGCTCAGTGACTACGAGGCCCGGCGGCTACTTAACGCGCTAGTGAAGGAGTTCGTACAGATGACGGCAGAAGAACTCGAACAggacactgagagcaacag TAGTGTTACAGCAAAGAAGCGAGCATGCAATACCGCCACCTGTGTGACCCATCGCCTGGCAGATTTCCTTAGCCGGTCAGGAGGGATTGGCAAGAGCACATTTGTACCAACAAACGTAGGTGCGAAAGCATTTGGCAGGCGAAGGAGAAGCATCCACATGTAA
- the CALCB gene encoding calcitonin gene-related peptide 2 isoform X1 has product MVVLKIPSLLAVLAFVVCQMHSSQTAPVRPGLESITDRVALSDYEARRLLNALVKEFVQMTAEELEQDTESNSLDRRMSKRCSNLSTCVLGKLSQELHKLQTYPRTDVGAGTPGKKRNAPSEPEAERYVQYGDPLGEQ; this is encoded by the exons ATGGTCGTGCTGAAGATCCCCTCCCTTCTCGCCGTGCTAGCCTTCGTGGTCTGCCAGATGCACAGCTCTCAAACAGCGCCGGTGAG ACCCGGATTAGAGTCGATCACAGACCGAGTGGCGCTCAGTGACTACGAGGCCCGGCGGCTACTTAACGCGCTAGTGAAGGAGTTCGTACAGATGACGGCAGAAGAACTCGAACAggacactgagagcaacag CCTGGATAGACGCATGTCCAAGCGGTGCTCGAACCTgagtacctgtgtgctgggcaAGCTCTCGCAGGAGCTGCACAAGCTGCAGACTTACCCTCGCACCGACGTCGGCGCCGGAACTCCGGGCAAGAAGCGGAACGCGCCCAGCGAGCCGGAGGCCGAGCGCTACGTGCAGTACGGGGACCCCCTGGGCGAGCAGTAG